One window of the Spirochaetota bacterium genome contains the following:
- a CDS encoding lysoplasmalogenase produces MDLFAIPYFPYLIIALAAVFTAREYVTYHEIIKLKYVFTPLVTAIIAGLVILSMHDGGITTYRVLVLSALICSIVADTMLMVVEVSLMEQGIVYFMMGHVMYIAAFSLDYDFSGWNVAVASVLLVILAMFYRGIRGAVGKLRIPILVYAVVLCTMLFFALSQFNKDFSRKEVLLIVGALLFVMSDFLLAYLSFIKPHRRESVIVWAVYAPGQFLIALSCFS; encoded by the coding sequence ATGGATCTGTTCGCCATACCCTATTTCCCGTACCTCATCATCGCCCTCGCGGCGGTTTTTACCGCCCGCGAGTATGTCACCTATCACGAAATAATAAAGCTCAAGTACGTCTTCACACCCCTGGTCACCGCCATCATCGCGGGCCTGGTGATCCTGTCGATGCATGACGGCGGCATTACGACCTACCGCGTGCTGGTGCTGTCGGCGCTGATATGCTCCATCGTCGCGGACACCATGCTCATGGTGGTCGAGGTGAGCCTGATGGAGCAGGGGATCGTCTACTTCATGATGGGCCACGTCATGTACATCGCGGCGTTCTCGCTGGATTATGATTTCAGCGGGTGGAACGTGGCCGTCGCCTCCGTGCTGCTGGTCATCCTGGCAATGTTTTACCGCGGCATCAGGGGGGCCGTGGGAAAGCTCCGGATCCCCATCCTGGTGTACGCCGTGGTGCTCTGCACCATGCTCTTCTTCGCACTCTCTCAATTCAACAAGGATTTCTCCCGGAAAGAGGTTCTACTCATCGTTGGGGCGCTCCTCTTCGTCATGTCCGATTTTTTACTTGCCTATCTTTCCTTCATTAAGCCCCACAGGCGGGAATCGGTCATCGTGTGGGCCGTGTACGCTCCGGGACAATTCCTGATCGCCCTTTCCTGTTTCAGCTGA
- a CDS encoding 2-amino-3,7-dideoxy-D-threo-hept-6-ulosonate synthase, with protein sequence MMIGKKIRLQRLINRNTGKTIIVPMDHGVTVGPIPGLIDMAQTVNRVADGGANAILMHKGIVETGHRNSGKDIGLIVHLSASTVLSPDSNAKTLVCTVEEAVRLGADGVSIHVNIGANTESDMLSKMGNVSRACRDWGMPLLAMMYTRGSKIKNEYDVNVVKHAARVGAELGADIVKVNYTGSPESFSDVVKGCPVPVVIAGGEKMETDEEILEMVRGSVQAGGAGVSIGRNVFQHDDPTTIVKKISEIVHGK encoded by the coding sequence ATTATGATTGGAAAAAAAATTCGCCTTCAGCGGTTGATCAACCGCAACACGGGGAAGACTATCATCGTTCCCATGGACCACGGCGTCACCGTGGGACCGATCCCGGGCCTCATCGACATGGCCCAGACCGTCAACCGGGTCGCCGACGGCGGCGCCAACGCCATCCTGATGCACAAGGGGATCGTTGAGACGGGACACAGGAATTCCGGCAAGGATATCGGCCTTATCGTGCACCTGTCCGCCAGCACCGTGCTGTCGCCCGATTCCAACGCCAAGACCCTGGTATGCACCGTTGAGGAGGCCGTGCGCCTCGGGGCGGACGGGGTTTCGATCCATGTTAACATCGGGGCCAACACGGAATCCGACATGCTGAGCAAGATGGGCAACGTGTCCCGGGCGTGCCGGGACTGGGGAATGCCGCTCCTGGCCATGATGTACACGCGGGGATCCAAGATCAAGAACGAATACGACGTGAATGTTGTCAAGCACGCGGCCCGGGTCGGCGCCGAGCTCGGCGCCGACATTGTAAAGGTCAACTACACCGGTTCCCCGGAATCGTTTTCCGACGTGGTGAAGGGGTGCCCGGTGCCGGTCGTCATTGCCGGCGGCGAAAAGATGGAGACCGACGAAGAGATACTGGAAATGGTGCGGGGCTCGGTACAGGCCGGCGGCGCCGGCGTATCCATCGGCCGCAACGTGTTCCAGCACGACGACCCGACGACCATCGTGAAGAAAATTTCTGAAATCGTTCACGGAAAATAA
- the csrA gene encoding carbon storage regulator CsrA, with the protein MLVLARRLNESIMIGDDIEVVIIDIKGDQVKLGIRAPKRVTVHRKEIYDEIRKENIAAMDSTFKAEELKEISEIFKKGKDEMEKK; encoded by the coding sequence ATGCTGGTACTGGCACGCAGATTGAACGAAAGCATCATGATCGGCGACGATATCGAGGTCGTCATCATCGACATTAAAGGCGACCAGGTCAAGCTCGGCATCCGCGCTCCCAAGAGGGTCACCGTTCACCGGAAAGAGATCTATGACGAGATCAGGAAGGAAAACATCGCCGCCATGGATTCGACGTTCAAGGCCGAGGAGCTGAAGGAAATCTCCGAGATTTTCAAAAAGGGCAAAGACGAGATGGAGAAAAAATAG
- a CDS encoding SpoIIE family protein phosphatase yields MSILSGYTLTEKIAEGGKSVVYRGIRESDNLPVILKIIREANPSLSDIARFKKEYELIKAVRIDGVIKTYGLIEEKDRIAMVLEDFNGVSIKEIINKRRFDIEEFLEVAVLVAETLGYIHENKIIHRDIKPHNLLYNTSTGEVKITDFGISSLLGREHENIYDPWIISGTLPYMSPEQTGRINRPIDHRTDLYSLGVSFYEMLTGSVPFTSKDPLDILYCHIAREPVPPDRLNGDIPDIISDIILKLLAKNGEDRYNSSYGLKSDLEECARQLKKYRKINRFDLGHDDYSNRFILPRALIGREREKSLMMDAFNRVCQGAVEMVVVTGPQGVGKSSLVSELEKMTAGQNGYFISSKYEMTRQSVPYSALIHSFQKLMLRILAEGEERVSRWRNCIMRALGSNCRVMIDVIPELEMIIDRQPDLPEIDPEKSQYRFKLVLGEFIRVFTKREHPLVIFLDDLQWADAASLQLISRLMNDYTTGYLLLIAAFRDSEVGPDHPLTGVLAGFSDRISRITLDPLTAGNISEYLYYIINSRKSDVFPLAEVLYNKTNGNPFFLVNLLRAIYDSRYLRFVSSEGWEWDIERIIGMQVSENVVELMTERFAAMDAETQNVLKIAACIGNRFDLEDMAILLGKNIDDALSDLQKAIDEGLVYLSNKYYYFLHDKIQEVIYSLLPAAEESMMHYRIGRLLIGRVRDEELHEKIFYIVNQMNAGSSQASTRDERIEIARLNLMAGHKAKSATAYAEALNYFRSGIALLESDSWESDYRLTYDLHIEKAECEYLDGDYDGAFGHLDYILDRARGSIDRARVYDKKVIMYTSLGSHRLAMEYGIEALKLFGMRIPPRPGRRHIILEMAKARIKLGKRRVDDLANSPDIVDPEITMIQTLCMNTGTAAYFVDNDVVAFLAMKLVNLTLEHGNSKIASFAYLSYALILGSGMGRYGSAYRYGMLALELNDKYKNADLEPRLLFIFGFLVSHWRKHYSRTLDLLNRSYRVGVETGDLNFAVYSAINSIQYRIRYGGDLDEIYNDLAGYRDFVYRVKNEEFIFEFIMAQRYILSQKSRTRSISDYSDDEFNEKEFVEKIRQYRVTLHSYYIYKMISLYHAREYDDALGIAAIVKDTMRDVLFGQTNVVFYYFFHSLSLVASIPGLPEGARRSRLIQVMKNQRRLGKWAHNCPENYRSMYLLVRAEVAAARGRYSRAADLYGEAIKEARANNSLLCESIGNERAAMFHLFRGNEFIARAYLVEAHYCYTKYGSAAVAHRIGREYPQFISGEYLAASRESHKDHSSSSSGIQGIDFTMLLKTTQIISGEIVLEKLLKKLTIVIGECAAATKGALIMEKDGALVIEASGDIATGRIEVLKSIPIYASGEISSAIVHYVARTMENLVLNDAANMGLFVNDPYIRKNRCKSVLCLPIMSQAKLTAIFYAENSLTTQAFTEERIELLKTLASYVAISVDNASLYAKLEDKVKERTMALEYAYEQVNRAYQTIQEDISLARRIQENILQSRLGQDSRFSLDIRFYPMSEVGGDIYDIVEIKPGILRVLLADATGHGIQAALVTMLIKSEYEKLKYQHIAPSELMGILNKEFFIRYGNMSVLFSCIIVDIDINTRSVRYASAGHPDQYIIQKGDVTVLKRTGKIVGFGRDLAYGCDEIPISLDDKLVLFSDGIYEEFDLDMKEYGELRLREVIRKCSREPVQIIARSIIQDVRDFTGSDRINANDDVTIIGVEMR; encoded by the coding sequence ATGAGTATATTAAGCGGATATACACTGACAGAGAAAATAGCCGAGGGCGGGAAGTCCGTAGTATACCGGGGCATACGTGAAAGCGACAACCTGCCTGTTATACTGAAAATAATCCGCGAGGCCAATCCCTCCCTTTCGGATATCGCCCGCTTCAAGAAAGAATATGAGCTCATCAAGGCGGTGAGGATCGACGGCGTCATCAAGACCTACGGCCTTATCGAAGAGAAGGACCGCATCGCCATGGTGCTGGAGGATTTCAATGGCGTCTCGATCAAGGAAATCATCAACAAGCGAAGATTCGACATCGAGGAGTTCCTGGAGGTCGCGGTGCTCGTTGCCGAAACTCTCGGCTACATTCACGAGAACAAGATAATCCACAGGGACATCAAGCCCCACAACCTGCTGTACAACACGTCGACGGGCGAGGTCAAGATAACCGATTTCGGGATATCGTCCCTCCTGGGGCGGGAACATGAGAACATATACGACCCCTGGATCATTTCCGGGACACTCCCGTACATGTCGCCCGAGCAGACCGGGAGGATCAACCGGCCCATTGATCACCGGACCGACCTCTATTCCCTCGGCGTAAGCTTTTATGAGATGCTCACCGGGTCCGTTCCCTTCACATCCAAGGATCCCCTCGATATACTCTACTGCCACATAGCCAGGGAGCCGGTGCCGCCGGACCGGCTCAACGGCGATATACCGGATATAATCTCGGACATCATCCTGAAGCTCCTGGCAAAGAACGGGGAAGACCGGTACAACAGCAGTTACGGCCTCAAATCCGACCTTGAGGAATGCGCCCGGCAGCTGAAAAAATACCGTAAGATCAACCGGTTCGACCTGGGACATGATGATTATTCTAACAGGTTCATCCTGCCCCGGGCCCTCATCGGAAGGGAACGGGAGAAATCCCTGATGATGGACGCCTTCAACCGCGTATGCCAGGGGGCCGTGGAGATGGTGGTCGTGACCGGGCCCCAGGGTGTCGGAAAATCGTCGCTGGTCAGTGAGCTGGAAAAGATGACAGCCGGCCAGAACGGCTATTTCATCTCCAGTAAATACGAAATGACGCGGCAGAGCGTGCCCTACAGCGCCCTCATCCATTCGTTTCAGAAGCTGATGCTGCGCATCCTGGCGGAGGGTGAGGAGCGGGTGTCCCGCTGGAGGAACTGCATTATGAGGGCCCTGGGAAGCAATTGCCGGGTCATGATCGACGTGATACCGGAGCTCGAGATGATCATCGACCGCCAGCCGGACCTCCCGGAAATCGATCCTGAAAAATCCCAGTACCGGTTCAAGCTGGTCCTCGGCGAATTCATCCGGGTCTTCACAAAACGCGAGCATCCCCTGGTGATCTTCCTCGACGACCTGCAGTGGGCCGATGCGGCAAGCCTCCAGCTGATATCCCGGCTCATGAACGATTACACCACCGGGTACCTGCTTCTCATCGCGGCATTCCGCGATTCCGAAGTCGGTCCGGACCATCCCCTTACCGGAGTCCTTGCCGGTTTCAGCGACAGGATAAGCAGGATCACCCTGGACCCTCTCACTGCCGGAAACATCAGCGAATATCTTTATTACATCATCAACAGCAGGAAAAGCGATGTCTTCCCCCTTGCGGAAGTGCTGTACAATAAGACAAACGGCAATCCTTTCTTCCTGGTCAACCTGCTCAGGGCGATCTACGACAGCCGTTACCTCCGGTTCGTCTCATCGGAGGGATGGGAATGGGACATTGAAAGGATCATAGGTATGCAGGTATCCGAGAATGTGGTGGAGCTCATGACGGAGCGGTTTGCCGCCATGGATGCGGAAACGCAGAATGTCTTAAAGATCGCCGCCTGCATCGGGAACCGCTTCGATCTTGAAGATATGGCCATCCTCCTGGGAAAGAATATCGATGACGCCCTCTCTGATCTGCAGAAGGCCATCGACGAGGGCCTGGTTTATCTTTCCAACAAGTATTATTATTTTCTCCATGATAAGATACAGGAGGTGATCTATTCCCTTCTGCCCGCGGCCGAAGAGTCCATGATGCATTACCGTATCGGCCGGCTGCTCATCGGCAGGGTCAGGGATGAAGAGCTCCATGAAAAGATCTTTTACATCGTGAACCAGATGAATGCCGGTTCGTCGCAGGCTTCGACCCGGGACGAGCGCATCGAGATCGCCCGCCTCAATCTCATGGCCGGGCACAAGGCGAAATCGGCCACCGCCTACGCGGAGGCCCTGAATTATTTCAGGTCCGGCATTGCGTTGCTGGAAAGCGACTCGTGGGAGTCTGATTACCGGCTGACCTATGACCTTCATATCGAAAAGGCCGAATGCGAGTACCTGGACGGGGACTATGACGGCGCCTTCGGGCACCTGGATTACATACTCGATCGCGCCCGCGGCTCCATCGACAGGGCCCGGGTCTACGATAAAAAGGTCATCATGTATACAAGCCTGGGCTCGCACCGCCTGGCAATGGAATACGGCATTGAGGCCCTGAAGCTCTTCGGCATGAGGATACCCCCGAGGCCGGGCCGCCGTCATATCATCCTGGAAATGGCAAAGGCCAGGATCAAGCTGGGGAAGAGGCGCGTCGACGACCTGGCCAATTCCCCTGATATCGTGGATCCGGAGATCACCATGATCCAGACCCTCTGCATGAATACGGGGACCGCCGCCTATTTCGTCGACAATGACGTCGTTGCCTTCCTGGCCATGAAGCTTGTGAACCTGACCCTGGAGCACGGAAACTCGAAGATCGCCTCCTTCGCCTACCTGTCCTACGCCCTGATACTGGGGTCCGGCATGGGCAGGTACGGATCCGCCTACCGGTATGGCATGCTGGCCCTTGAGCTGAACGATAAATATAAGAATGCTGACCTGGAGCCGCGGCTCCTCTTTATTTTCGGGTTTCTGGTCAGCCACTGGAGAAAGCACTATTCCCGGACACTGGATCTCCTGAACAGGTCATACCGGGTGGGAGTCGAGACCGGCGACCTCAATTTTGCGGTATACTCGGCAATAAACAGCATCCAATACCGGATCAGGTACGGCGGAGACCTGGATGAGATATACAATGACCTGGCGGGTTACAGGGATTTCGTTTACCGGGTGAAGAACGAGGAGTTCATCTTCGAGTTCATCATGGCGCAGCGCTATATCCTGAGCCAGAAGTCGAGGACCCGGTCGATCTCGGATTACAGCGATGATGAATTCAACGAGAAGGAATTCGTGGAGAAGATCAGGCAATACCGGGTCACCCTGCACAGTTATTACATTTATAAGATGATCTCATTGTACCATGCACGCGAGTACGATGATGCCCTCGGGATAGCCGCCATCGTCAAGGACACCATGAGGGACGTCTTGTTCGGCCAGACCAATGTCGTGTTTTATTATTTCTTCCACTCCCTTTCGCTGGTCGCGTCCATTCCCGGCCTGCCGGAGGGCGCCAGGCGCAGCCGGTTGATTCAGGTTATGAAAAACCAGCGCCGCCTCGGGAAGTGGGCCCATAACTGCCCGGAAAACTACCGTTCCATGTATCTCCTGGTCAGGGCCGAAGTGGCGGCGGCCCGGGGCAGGTACTCCCGCGCAGCCGACCTGTACGGCGAGGCGATCAAGGAGGCGCGGGCCAACAATTCCCTGCTCTGCGAGTCTATCGGCAACGAGCGCGCCGCGATGTTCCACCTTTTCCGAGGCAATGAATTCATCGCCCGGGCGTACCTGGTTGAGGCCCATTACTGCTATACGAAATACGGCTCCGCGGCGGTTGCCCACAGGATAGGCCGGGAATATCCCCAATTCATCAGCGGTGAATACCTGGCGGCGTCCCGTGAATCGCACAAGGATCATTCGAGCAGTTCATCGGGCATACAGGGCATCGACTTCACCATGCTGTTGAAGACGACCCAGATCATTTCCGGAGAGATCGTGCTGGAAAAGCTCCTGAAAAAGCTTACCATCGTGATAGGCGAATGCGCGGCCGCGACGAAGGGGGCCCTCATAATGGAAAAGGACGGGGCCCTGGTCATCGAGGCGAGCGGCGACATCGCCACGGGGCGCATCGAGGTGCTGAAAAGCATACCCATCTATGCCAGCGGGGAGATATCGTCGGCCATCGTGCACTACGTGGCCCGCACCATGGAAAACCTCGTTCTCAACGACGCCGCCAACATGGGCCTGTTCGTGAACGATCCGTACATACGGAAGAATCGCTGCAAGAGCGTCCTCTGCCTGCCCATCATGTCCCAGGCAAAGCTGACCGCGATCTTTTACGCGGAGAACAGCCTGACCACCCAGGCCTTCACCGAAGAGCGGATCGAGCTCCTGAAGACACTGGCCTCGTACGTGGCCATTTCGGTAGACAACGCGAGCCTTTACGCCAAGCTCGAGGACAAGGTGAAGGAGAGGACCATGGCCCTGGAATACGCCTATGAACAGGTTAACCGCGCGTATCAGACGATCCAGGAGGACATCTCCCTGGCTCGGCGCATCCAGGAGAATATCTTGCAGAGCCGGCTGGGCCAGGATTCGCGATTTTCCCTCGATATCCGTTTTTATCCGATGAGCGAGGTGGGCGGAGATATCTATGATATCGTGGAGATAAAGCCGGGGATACTGCGCGTGCTCCTCGCGGACGCCACCGGCCACGGGATACAGGCGGCCCTGGTTACGATGCTCATTAAGAGCGAATATGAAAAGCTCAAGTATCAGCATATCGCTCCCTCGGAGCTGATGGGGATCCTGAACAAGGAGTTTTTCATCCGCTACGGGAACATGTCGGTGCTCTTTTCGTGCATCATCGTCGACATCGATATCAATACCCGCTCAGTGCGGTACGCCTCCGCCGGCCATCCCGACCAGTACATCATACAGAAAGGCGATGTCACGGTGCTGAAGCGGACCGGCAAGATCGTCGGGTTCGGCCGCGACCTCGCCTACGGGTGCGACGAGATACCCATATCCCTGGACGACAAGCTGGTCCTCTTCTCGGACGGCATCTACGAGGAGTTCGACCTGGACATGAAGGAGTATGGCGAGCTGAGGCTGAGGGAGGTCATACGGAAATGCTCCCGCGAGCCGGTGCAGATCATAGCCCGCAGCATCATACAGGACGTGCGCGATTTCACCGGCTCCGACCGGATAAACGCCAATGACGACGTGACCATCATCGGCGTCGAGATGCGGTGA
- a CDS encoding 3-dehydroquinate synthase II, which translates to MKEIWLHLASWDKKLVTEALEAGVDAIITAADEFVPRIKELGRMAVIAPAQGDRKIPDDVEMIVIKNKDDEKRAAEALKSRVVVARTTDWNIIPLENLIPRGGERLYTFVRNSSDAKLAAGIMEKGVAGVVLETDDPSEIGKTVRYIKDLDSETYRMASLEVTGIRNIGIGDRVCVDTCSNINPGEGLLVGNGSQGMFLVHAENIENPYVAPRPFRINAGAVHSYVKVPGGATRYLGELKTGDPVQIVTSGGGTYTSYVGRSKIEKRPMLVVYATDGQGGEYSVVLQNAETIRLTAPDGKAVSVAQLKPGDHVLGCLEKGGRHFGMAVDETIKEQ; encoded by the coding sequence ATGAAGGAAATCTGGCTCCACCTGGCATCGTGGGACAAGAAGCTCGTGACCGAGGCGCTCGAGGCGGGCGTTGACGCCATCATCACCGCCGCGGACGAATTCGTCCCCCGGATCAAGGAGCTGGGGCGGATGGCGGTCATCGCGCCGGCCCAGGGCGACCGGAAGATACCCGATGACGTGGAGATGATCGTCATAAAAAACAAGGACGACGAGAAGAGGGCCGCGGAAGCCCTGAAGAGCCGCGTGGTGGTGGCCCGCACCACGGACTGGAACATCATCCCCCTGGAGAACCTGATACCTCGGGGAGGCGAGCGCCTCTACACCTTCGTGAGGAATTCCTCGGACGCAAAGCTCGCGGCGGGGATCATGGAAAAGGGCGTGGCCGGCGTGGTTCTCGAGACCGACGATCCCTCCGAGATAGGGAAGACCGTCCGCTATATTAAGGATCTCGACAGCGAAACCTACCGGATGGCAAGCCTCGAGGTGACCGGCATCAGGAACATCGGCATCGGCGACCGCGTCTGCGTCGATACCTGCAGCAATATCAATCCGGGCGAGGGCCTTCTGGTGGGCAACGGCAGCCAGGGCATGTTCCTCGTTCACGCGGAGAACATAGAGAACCCCTACGTCGCGCCCCGTCCCTTCCGCATCAACGCGGGAGCGGTCCATTCCTACGTGAAAGTACCCGGGGGCGCAACCAGGTACCTCGGCGAGCTGAAGACCGGCGACCCGGTGCAGATCGTTACCAGCGGCGGCGGCACCTATACCTCCTACGTGGGGCGCTCCAAGATAGAGAAGCGGCCGATGCTGGTCGTCTACGCCACGGACGGCCAGGGCGGCGAATACTCGGTGGTGCTGCAGAACGCCGAGACGATCAGGCTAACGGCCCCGGATGGAAAGGCCGTCAGCGTAGCGCAGCTGAAGCCCGGCGATCATGTGCTGGGGTGTCTCGAAAAGGGCGGGCGCCATTTCGGGATGGCGGTGGATGAAACGATCAAGGAGCAGTGA
- a CDS encoding DUF2294 domain-containing protein, with translation MKNDKSKGMIEAEISDALVRFEKEYMGRGPVETRTYIVEDMIIVRLKGVLTRAEEQLATSDEGLVLIKQVRLKLMEKARSLLESIIGDITGCTVKSMHTDISTATGERVIIFMLDSDLGEKILSARTKKD, from the coding sequence ATGAAGAACGATAAAAGCAAGGGGATGATCGAAGCCGAGATCAGCGACGCCCTGGTCAGGTTCGAAAAGGAGTACATGGGCAGGGGGCCCGTCGAGACACGGACCTACATCGTCGAGGACATGATCATCGTGCGGCTCAAGGGCGTTCTCACCAGGGCGGAAGAGCAGCTGGCCACGAGCGACGAGGGGCTCGTGCTGATCAAACAGGTCCGCCTTAAGCTCATGGAAAAGGCGCGGTCCCTGCTGGAATCCATCATCGGCGATATCACGGGATGCACCGTTAAAAGCATGCATACCGACATCAGCACCGCGACCGGCGAGCGGGTGATCATTTTCATGTTGGACAGCGACCTGGGAGAAAAAATTTTGTCCGCCAGGACAAAAAAAGATTGA
- a CDS encoding flagellar assembly protein FliW, with protein MSIKIKTRPFGEIEIRDEQVIDFPDGILGFDDVRKFVLLDAHDENSPLKWLQAYEEPGLAFVIIRPVDFMREYELVVSMNDIEAVGADTAEHLIVFAIVTIPSNPSEMTANLQGPIIINPQKRLGRQAISLSDRYSVRHRILDEMKKAAEG; from the coding sequence TTGAGCATTAAAATCAAAACCAGGCCTTTCGGCGAAATTGAGATAAGGGATGAGCAGGTGATCGATTTCCCAGACGGAATCCTCGGTTTCGACGACGTCAGGAAATTCGTCCTCCTGGACGCCCATGACGAGAATTCCCCGCTGAAATGGCTGCAGGCCTATGAAGAGCCGGGGCTGGCCTTTGTCATCATACGCCCGGTGGATTTCATGCGCGAATACGAGCTGGTGGTGTCCATGAACGATATCGAGGCGGTCGGCGCCGACACGGCGGAGCACCTGATCGTCTTCGCCATCGTCACCATACCGTCAAACCCGTCGGAAATGACCGCGAACCTCCAGGGGCCCATCATCATCAACCCCCAGAAGAGGCTCGGCAGGCAGGCGATATCCCTGAGCGACAGGTACAGCGTGCGGCACAGGATACTCGATGAGATGAAAAAGGCCGCCGAGGGTTAA
- a CDS encoding pyridoxal phosphate-dependent aminotransferase, whose protein sequence is MKLSKRIMNVKPSATLELTALANRLKAQGVDIIGFGAGEPDFDTPQSIKDAAKKAIDTGKTKYTPAGGIVELKNAVIAKFQKENGLEYRLPEVTINCGGKHSFYNLMQVILDPGDEVIVPAPYWVSYPTMVELAEGKAVILDCPESTGFKLTPEQLKNGITAKTRAIVINSPSNPTGSAYNRKELEAIAKIVEDKDIILISDDIYESIVYDDFKFCNIANISDALKKKTIVLNGVSKTYSMTGWRIGYMAGDSDIIKGVENLQSQSTSNPTSIAQWAAVEALAGDQSVKDEMLAAFRRRRKIIVDGLNSITGVSCMHPDGAFYAFPRVSGIFTLPRWPEVKAKYGSKGNSSVLCSYLIDEARVAVVPGIEFGNDDYIRLSFATSDENIKKGVERIGEAVRKLA, encoded by the coding sequence ATGAAGCTCTCGAAAAGGATCATGAATGTCAAACCGTCGGCCACTCTGGAACTCACCGCCCTTGCCAACAGGCTGAAGGCCCAGGGAGTCGACATCATCGGCTTTGGAGCGGGCGAGCCGGACTTCGACACGCCTCAATCGATAAAGGACGCTGCGAAGAAGGCCATCGATACGGGCAAGACAAAATACACGCCCGCGGGGGGGATCGTCGAATTGAAAAACGCGGTCATCGCCAAGTTTCAGAAAGAGAACGGCCTGGAATACAGGCTTCCCGAGGTCACGATCAACTGCGGCGGAAAGCATTCATTTTACAACCTGATGCAGGTGATACTCGATCCGGGCGACGAGGTTATCGTGCCTGCGCCGTACTGGGTTTCATACCCCACCATGGTGGAGCTTGCCGAGGGGAAGGCGGTCATCCTTGACTGCCCAGAATCGACAGGCTTCAAGCTGACCCCGGAGCAGCTGAAAAACGGCATTACCGCGAAGACCAGGGCGATTGTCATCAATTCGCCGTCCAATCCGACCGGCTCAGCCTATAACAGGAAAGAGCTCGAAGCCATCGCGAAGATCGTCGAGGACAAGGATATCATACTCATTTCCGATGATATTTATGAATCAATAGTATATGACGATTTTAAATTCTGCAATATCGCCAACATATCCGATGCGTTGAAGAAAAAGACCATCGTCCTGAACGGCGTCTCCAAAACCTACTCCATGACCGGCTGGCGGATCGGCTACATGGCCGGCGATTCCGACATCATCAAGGGCGTGGAAAACCTGCAGAGCCAATCGACATCGAACCCGACTTCAATCGCCCAGTGGGCCGCTGTGGAGGCCCTGGCCGGGGACCAGTCGGTGAAGGATGAGATGCTGGCCGCCTTCCGGAGAAGAAGGAAGATAATCGTGGACGGCTTGAATTCCATTACCGGCGTTTCCTGCATGCACCCGGACGGCGCGTTCTACGCCTTTCCGCGGGTGAGCGGCATCTTCACGCTTCCCCGCTGGCCGGAGGTAAAGGCCAAGTATGGCAGCAAGGGCAATTCCTCGGTCCTCTGCTCCTATCTGATCGACGAAGCGCGGGTGGCCGTGGTGCCCGGTATCGAATTCGGCAACGATGACTATATACGTCTTTCCTTCGCGACCTCGGATGAAAACATCAAGAAAGGAGTCGAGAGGATAGGCGAAGCGGTCCGGAAGCTGGCATAA